Proteins encoded by one window of Salvia splendens isolate huo1 chromosome 5, SspV2, whole genome shotgun sequence:
- the LOC121804346 gene encoding endoglucanase 19-like yields MVRKIMFLVIVLVYVNNGNAILHDYGDALAKSILYYEGQRSGKLPATQRVTWRKDSAICDGRDKGVDLSGGCYDAGDNVKYNFPMAFTITMLAWGVIEHGNSMGTELPHALEAVRWWATDYFLKSTDAAPDIIYAQVGDPNADHNCCQRPEDMDTPRTVYAVTPDKPGSEVTAAALLSNCAFLL; encoded by the exons ATGGTGAGAAAAATCATGTTTTTGGTGATAGTACTAGTGTATGTAAATAATGGAAATGCAATATTGCATGATTATGGGGATGCCCTTGCAAAAAGCATATTATATTATGAGGGGCAAAGGTCAGGGAAGCTTCCGGCTACGCAGCGTGTGACATGGAGAAAGGACTCGGCTATTTGCGACGGGCGCGACAAGGGT GTTGACCTAAGCGGTGGATGCTACGATGCTGGCGACAACGTGAAGTATAACTTTCCGATGGCGTTCACGATAACGATGTTGGCTTGGGGAGTGATAGAGCACGGCAACTCCATGGGCACGGAGCTGCCGCATGCACTGGAGGCGGTGCGGTgg tgGGCGACGGACTACTTCCTCAAATCCACCGACGCCGCCCCCGACATCATTTACGCTCAGGTCGGAGACCCCAACGCTGACCACAACTGCTGTCAAAGGCCGGAAGACATGGACACTCCCAGAACAGTTTATGCGGTCACTCCCGACAAGCCTGGATCCGAAGTGACCGCCGCGGCGCTATTATCAAATTGTGCATTTTTACTATAG
- the LOC121802063 gene encoding 40S ribosomal protein S20-2 has translation MAFATMKPTKPGLEEPLEQIHKIRITLSSKNVKNLEKVCADLVRGAKDKRLRVKGPVRMPTKVLKITTRKSPCGEGTNTFDRFELRVHKRVIDLFSSPDVVKQITSITIEPGVEVEVTIADS, from the exons ATGGCGTTTGCAACAATGAAGCCGACGAAGCCGGGGCTGGAGGAGCCCCTGGAGCAGATTCACAAGATCCGCATCACTCTGTCCTCCAAGAATGTAAAAAATCTCGAGAAAG TTTGTGCTGACCTTGTACGTGGTGCCAAGGACAAAAGGCTGAGAGTCAAGGGACCAGTCAGAATGCCTACCAAGGTTCTCAAAATCACCACTAGGAAGTCTCCTTGCGGTGAAG GAACAAACACATTCGATAGGTTTGAGCTGCGTGTGCACAAGCGAGTCATCGACCTTTTCAGCTCACCAGATGTTGTGAAGCAGATTACTTCTATCACCATTGAACCTGGTGTCGAAGTCGAAGTCACCATTGCTGACTCCTAG
- the LOC121802062 gene encoding 40S ribosomal protein S13-2-like, which yields MGRMHSRGKGISASALPYKRSAPTWLKISSQDVEDSICKFAKKGLTPSQIGVILRDSHGIAQVKSVTGSKILRILKAHALAPEIPEDLYHLIKKAVAIRKHLERNRKDKDSKFRLILVESRIHRLARYYKKTKKLPPVWKYESTTASTLVA from the exons ATGGGTCGTATGCATAGCAGAGG TAAAGGTATTTCTGCTTCAGCTCTGCCTTACAAGAGATCTGCCCCTACCTGGCTCAAAATCTCGTCTCAAGAT GTTGAGGATAGTATTTGCAAATTCGCGAAGAAAGGATTGACACCGTCACAAATCGGTGTGATTCTTCGTGACTCACATGGTATTGCTCAGGTGAAAAGCGTTACCGGCAGCAAAATCCTTCGCATTTTGAAGGCTCACG CTCTTGCGCCCGAAATTCCTGAGGATCTGTACCACTTGATCAAGAAGGCTGTGGCCATCAGGAAGCATTTGGAGAGGAACCGGAAGGATAAGGATTCAAAGTTCAGGTTGATTTTGGTTGAGAGCAGGATTCACCGCTTGGCCCGTTACTACAAGAAGACCAAGAAGCTTCCACCTGTGTGGAAATA TGAATCGACCACTGCGAGCACCCTTGTTGCTTAG
- the LOC121801824 gene encoding probable calcium-binding protein CML13: MGLTDDQVSSMKEAFNLFDADSDGKIAPSELGILMRSLGGNPTQAQLKAIIAEEKLTAPFDFQRFLDLMGKHLKAEPFDKQLRDAFQVLDKEGTGFIVVKELRHILTSIGEKLEPAEFDEWIREVDVGSDGKIKYEDFIARMVAK, translated from the coding sequence ATGGGGCTCACCGACGATCAGGTATCATCGATGAAGGAGGCGTTCAATCTGTTCGACGCAGACAGCGACGGCAAAATCGCGCCATCGGAGCTCGGAATCCTGATGCGCTCCCTCGGCGGCAACCCTACGCAGGCGCAGCTGAAAGCCATAATCGCCGAGGAGAAGCTCACCGCGCCGTTCGATTTCCAGAGGTTCCTCGATCTCATGGGGAAGCACTTGAAGGCGGAGCCGTTCGACAAGCAGCTCCGCGACGCGTTCCAGGTGCTCGACAAGGAGGGGACCGGCTTCATCGTGGTGAAGGAGCTCAGGCACATCCTCACCAGCATCGGCGAGAAACTGGAGCCCGCCGAGTTCGACGAGTGGATCCGAGAGGTCGACGTCGGATCCGATGGCAAGATCAAATACGAGGATTTCATCGCGCGCATGGTCGCCAAATAA